The Mytilus galloprovincialis chromosome 2, xbMytGall1.hap1.1, whole genome shotgun sequence genome has a window encoding:
- the LOC143063525 gene encoding NF-kappa-B inhibitor-like protein 1 translates to MGKDVTEKLKKYIKEDRPGKFKSYVRKHRVDVCEIRLAKDQSLLHYSCKYGQDVIFRYLITKDIDVTLQDINGNTALHLALKRALKSTANTVYTSIILPLIEKCPSLLEVENEDGISCRSLLDNLVKKKQHHEQEDQPSFYKSEDENEADDWEDKLADELRNEHDDFSGRYHSDKNEDSYAEGYDDWADRLRHEYHMKHRYGGHHPKKQREATSSSQSKEQKDSKEKLEDIRKKMRQKYEENQKRDRENRLLIKSKNYLKNITGIELMSNEGEIKFNDVPWPFNSDVKEIKNVMFHSALSSGDKYKKRLREEQVRWHPDKFLQKHGKKLHEKDKNKIMERVKEISQELNRLIALL, encoded by the exons ATGGGGAAAGATGTaacagaaaaattgaaaaaatacattaaagaaGATCGACCTGGCAAATTCAAGTCATATGTGAGAAAACACAGAGTAGATGTTTGTGAAATACGTCTTGCTAAAGATCAGTCTTTGTTGCATTACAGCTGTAAATATGGACAAGATGTAATATTCAG ATACTTAATTACAAAGGACATAGATGTGACACTACAGGACATTAATGGAAATACAGCTTTACACTTAGCCTTAAAACGTGCTTTGAAATCAACAGCAAATACAG tGTATACCTCTATTATTTTACCACTGATTGAAAAATGTCCAAGTTTATTGGAAGTAGAAAATGAAGATGGGATATCATGTAGATCTTTGTTGGACAATCTTGTAAAGAAAAAGCAGCATCATGAACAAGAGGATCAG CCATCATTTTACAAATCAGAGGACGAGAATGAGGCTGACGACTGGGAAGATAAACTAGCAGACGAACTAAGAAATGAACATGATGACTTTTCAGGCAGATATCACAGTG ataAAAATGAAGACTCTTATGCAGAAGGTTATGATGACTGGGCAGACAGACTAAGACATGAATATCACATGAAGCATAGATATGGTGGACATCATCCTAAAAAACAAAGGGAGGCAACTTCATCCAGTCAATCCAAAGAACAAAAAGATAGTAAAGAAAAGCTTGaagatattagaaagaaaatgagacaaaaatatgaagaaaatcaGAAAAGAGATAGAGAGAACAGATtattaattaaaagtaaaaactacCTGAAAAATATCACAGGTATAGAACTGATGTCAAATGAAGGTGAAATAAAGTTTAATGATGTGCCCTGGCCTTTCAACAGTGATGTTAAAGAGATAAAAAATGTCATGTTTCATTCCGCATTATCGTCAGGTGATAAATATAAGAAACGTTTACGTGAGGAACAAGTTCGATGGCATCCAGATAAATTTCTACAGAAACATGGTAAAAAATtacatgaaaaagacaaaaataaaatcatggaAAGAGTGAAGGAAATATCCCAGGAACTTAATAGACTTATTGCTTTATTATGA